One Pseudorasbora parva isolate DD20220531a chromosome 4, ASM2467924v1, whole genome shotgun sequence genomic region harbors:
- the cabp2a gene encoding calcium-binding protein 2a, protein MMGAKPSKRSSMKKGGPPVEVSGLPLATAMLDVNSDAAEEDDDDEDLGDGQFEEPISALVQNCTMLHNIVGPACVFLRQSFAQAQLDRDLRPEEIEELKEAFREFDKDKDGFISCKDLGECMRTMGYMPTEMELIELSQQICGGRVDFEDFVDLMGPKMLAETADMIGVKELRDAFREFDSNGDGQISLAELREAMKKLMGEQLNHREIDEILRDVDLNGDGLVDFEEFVRMMSR, encoded by the exons ATGATGGGAGCAAAACCATCTAAAAGAAGCAGTATGAAGAAG GGGGGCCCGCCTGTGGAGGTCAGCGGGCTGCCATTGGCAACCGCCATGTTAGATGTCAACAGTGATGCGGCagaggaggatgatgatgatgaagatttgGGGGACGGGCAGTTTGAGGAGCCGATAAGTGCTCTGGTTCAGAACTGTACCATGCTACACAACATTGTGGGCCCCGCCTGCGTCTTCCTCCGACAGAGCTTCGCTCAGGCTCAACTC GACAGAGATCTACGGCCAGAGGAAATTGAAG AGCTGAAAGAAGCCTTTAGAGAGTTTGACAAAGACAAGGACGGCTTCATTAGCTGTAAGGATTTGGGCGAGTGCATGAGAACGATGGGCTACATGCCCACAGAGATGGAGCTGATCGAACTCAGTCAGCAGATCT GTGGTGGTAGAGTTGACTTCGAGGACTTTGTAGACCTGATGGGCCCAAAGATGTTGGCTGAGACTGCAGACATGATTGGAGTGAAGGAACTGAGAGATGCTTTTAGAGAG TTTGACTCCAATGGTGATGGTCAGATCAGTCTGGCTGAACTGAGAGAAGCCATGAAGAAGCTGATGGGCGAGCAGCTCAACCACAGAGAGATTGATGAGATCCTCAGGGATGTTGACCTCAATGGAGATGGGCTGGTTGACTTCGAAG AGTTTGTCCGAATGATGTCTCGCTAA